Within the Camelus dromedarius isolate mCamDro1 chromosome 9, mCamDro1.pat, whole genome shotgun sequence genome, the region AACACTGACATTATGAAAACTAGCCAAGATCTGGAGTTTACAGTAGACCACTGTGAGCCAGTCAGCATCCCAAATGGAGGCAAGTAGAATAGAGCGTAAGAGCAATTGACTGCAAATCAGTCTAGAGGTCAAGTTCTGCTACTGCCACCTAAGTAGTTGCTTAAGCCATAAAATGCCTTCcccattccactcctgggcaagTTAGTTAACCATTCTGAGCCTTCAGCCCATAAAATGAGTACAATACCTACTAGAAGAGGTTTGGAGAGGATTAAAAAGATAATGTTTCCCAAACACATAGCAAGGGCTCAATAAATGGCTACTATTTACTCAGAGGAAAATGGAGCATGACATCCCTTGCAAGCCAGTGCACAGATGTGCTGACAGCCCCAATTTTATAAGTGAGGCAGAATCTCAGTGCAACAACACTTGGGCCTTCCAAATCCAcgacacacatactcacacatatactcacatacacacacttcaAGGCGCCCACCCTGTAACACTGAAGGTGTGGAGAATGAGGTGTTTTTCACTCAAGTCTCTGCTGATCATGCCCACTTCATAAAATCTGTGTTAAAGGCGAGATCTTTCCCAgaacttattttctttctccttggatTGGGTGGGACATGTCTTCTGCTTTTCTTGCAAGATGTTGGTCTCAGGGCTGCTTAAGTGACCATGCTGGGTGTCAACTTTCCGCATTTTGATTGCTCCTTCTTTAGCTGACGGGCTTCAGTCCAGACTCCACCAAGAAGCCACTCCTGACCCTTGAACAAATCCTTGCCCCTCTATGAGCTTCATAATTCTGTCTGTCCCCTATTTGGCTTTTGGGATAGTAGGTTCCTGAACTGCTTTCGGTATTTCAAAAAGTCAAAGAGAAACTGCATTTGTGTCAGCGCACCTTTAGCAAATGCACAACAACCATCTTTGGCTAGAATGACTGGACCTGCTATGAGTTCTGCTCTGGGTGACCTTGATCCTCCGGAGAAGGGTGGGACTGGATCTTTCAGCACGACTGGGAGTATCCAGCCTTCTCTGGGACGCCAGGGCCCAAGGGCACTGGAATGCGCTGGTCCAGCAGAACCAACGCTGCCTGGAGCCCTTCTAACCGCCAGGGTGGGTCGCGGAGGCTGGAGATGCTGATCTAGCACTTTCAATTGCCCCAAAGCAACGCCCGGAGGTGTGGCTCCGCCCCTCCCGGGCCACAGGCCCGTTCCCCTGTGCTCATGCCCCTAGTCCCCAACTAGGTGGCCCACCCCGCCACACTAGTCTCCGCCCTTATCCCCGCCCCTTCCGGGCCACAGGCCCATTCCCCCGTGCCCACGCCCCTCCCGCGCACCGCCCTATCAAGCTCCGCCCCACCCGGGGCCCCGCCCCCATCCCGGTCCAGCCAGCTCTCTCCGGCTAGCTCCGGCCCGGGGCCACCCCCGTCCCGCCCCCGCAAAGCCGGGGTACCCAAGGTTCTGCGCCGCGACCCTCCGCACCCCTGCGAACATGGCGCTGCTAGCGGCGCGGAGCGTGCGGGCCGCAGTCTGCAGCCTGCGCGCCGTCTCTGCGCCCGCCGCACCCTGCCTGCCGCGGCCTTGGGGGCTGCGGGCGGGCGCCGTCCGGACGCTGCGCACCGGCCCGGCTCTGCTCTCCGGTAAGTGCGGGCGGGCACGTGGGGCGAGCCGGGCtgcctgggggaaggggctggggcctCGATCCTTACCTCGGGTCCCCACTGGTGGCCGTCCCGGGTCAAGCGAGGCGCCCCTGCAGgtgcttctttttatttctgggaTCCCTTGTTGCGTGCCGCTGCTTGCCCTCCTTGAGTGGCTTGGACGACTCTGCAGCCTTTGTCCTGCAGGTTGGGAgccgggggaggtggggggcagggaggcctggagcCCACAGGCGGCCTCCGTGACCCAGCTGGTTCGGGTCGCTGAGGTCCTCCATGACCTTAGGTTTCTGGCATTTGTGCGCATCATGGACCCTAAGAGTGGAGACGAATAATACTTTACTTTGCTACACTGATCGCCACTGAGAATTCTGaagtaaaatgaaagcaaagcaCTTACTGAGATTTAAAGCCTTGGATCTAGATTTTTAGAAGCCAAAGCTAGCATAACTTTGAGGACAGCTATTTCCTGAAGCAGTGAGATAAACTGGATTTTACAGAAGACGTTCTGCCAAAGTCTATATTTTGTCATGAATGCGTCTTGGGTTGAAATGAGGCCTTAAACGGATCTGAAGTAACTGGGAGATCTGCCCATAGACGTCTTGGCCATCTGTGCTACCTTAGCACAAGTTATCGCAGCGGAAAAGCTGTTCTTACTTCATGCACCAATATTTGGAGACACTTAACTGCACCTCCGAGAACTCAGGCTTCTTATTTACGGAGCATAGGTCTGTGGTGCCTGTTGTCTTAATAAATTCGTTTTAGAAACCTATTTGGGACTGAAAGAGTTgaaaattctattccagtcaaACATAATGATGCTTCGTTGCGCCCCCCTCCCCCCTAGTAATCCCTCAGCTCTGTTGAATACAAGGGAAAAGCATCTCATAAGAACTGAATTTCAAGCCTATGTTTTTTGGTTATTCAGTGTTACACTATCACTAGCTTTTTGCATTTTCCTGTTACCTAGTTAAATATTGCCCAAGATATCAATACTCATGATCTGGCTGAACACCTAGGTTTTTAATACCAAGGAGACAGAGTTCCAATTTTGGTTCCTCTTAAGAGCTATGTGATCTTTGGcagagtcacttaacttctctgagtttgTTTTCCTTATCAAAAAGTGGAAATGATATCCCTACCTTAGAGTTGttggatgaaatgaaataatgtaactGCTGTACTTATAACCTGATGCATAGcacatactcaataaatgttgttaCTAAATACTGGTGTATAGAATCAAATAAATAGCAGAAATTGACcaaatgttaatatattttatctgACTTAGTGACTTTGAAAAAAGTAAAACGCAGACTTTTTCTAAATAACACAAAACACCTAATTTTCTGGGGCGAAAACCCATGTTCTTCCAAGGCTTAGAAGAAAGTAATTATTTACCTAATCTTCTGTCCACTGATTTCCTGTTGGACCAAGGGTTAAAGGAGAACTGTACTAATTCTTTAGCATAAATTGTGTGGCCTAGTGCAAAGACATAAAGGCCTTTGAAGTCCAGTGGACCTAGATGCATTTAGCTTAGCAATGTTGCTCCCTTTTCCTCTAAACTTGTGGTTGCTCAGTTGCTTAATTAAATGTGAGAGCACTCTTATTCCTAAGATTGTCTTTACAGTTAGGCAAGATGACAAGGCCAAAATCAGGACAATAATCTCAGAGAAGTCCTATGTAGTTGTCCagcatttactttaaaaaggcatattagatttatttatttttttaaagtaaaagtaagtttatttagagagataacCTCACAGAGAATAGACTCCAtttcactcagaagggaaaacggaaaatggcttaggagagAATACAACCCATAGGCAGAAtatgggccatctcagaaaggtgagagggagagaagcccagaggtgtggggtgtttaaagtaaaagtagataacacactccatagagtgcaGGTCATCTCAGAAAGCAAGGGAGAGCCAAAAGAGGTATATTAGATTTAAACTGCCAGTTCTAGAGTTGTAACAGAATGTTATGGAGAATTGAGTGTAGTAGCCAAATAACTATATATACTAGATGTTTTGCGAGAATCcccttaaactttaaaaaaaattacttcaacttttgagtatttactatatgccaagcactgggtTTAGAACTGGGAACACAAATGAGATAAACCCTGCTCTTTCTTGCTTGGTACTTAGTTTACTGCCTTGAGGGAAACTGACAAATGGGCTCTTATCTGTAGTATGTTAAGTGCTATGAGTGTGTTGGGGCCTCAGGAGAGTGGTGCCGAGTTCTGAGGCAGCAGGTTGGATGGCCCAGGAACCCAGGCTTGGAGGGCTAGATAAAGCTTCTGGCAGGAagagctgccccccaccccccttaaatagaggcactggggattgaacctaggacctcgtgcatgccaagcacccactctaccactgagctacacccctaTGCCAGGAAGAGCTTAGTTGAGAAAAGGGGATGGGGAAAGTGTTGCAGTCAGAACATTAAGTACAAACCTTAACCTTTCTTACAGAACATCATATTGACTTGAAGCATTTAGTAATTTGAAGTAAACCTCATCATTCTGTCTTCAGAGGGACAGACCTTTCTCTAAGACAGACCAATAATAGATAAGGATACAGCAGAAATGTGCtgcaaactgtgtgtgtgtgtgtgtgtgtgtgtgtgtgtgtgtgttagactGAGTAAATGTTAGGAGCAAATAAATCTCCAAAGTTGCAAAGGTGTTCATATCAAGCCATCTCTGTCTAAATGATACCACTGTTGAGGAGGTGTGTCTTTTCACATGGTTTGTTTTGTCCTGGGCAGTGTACTGGTGAAAGGCTGTGCCAATAAGTCAAACACAAATACTGAGAATGTCTTGCCTTTTGAGAACACTGAGatgaaaaaatgctttttaagaagTGATGCCACTGGTTTTGTGAAGTATTGGTCTTCTGTTTTTAGTGCGTAAATTCACAGACAAACATGAATGGATAACGACAGAAAACGGTGTTGGAACAGTGGGAATCAGCAATTTTGCACAGGTATTGGATTGCCTTGAAATACTGAAAACAGTTTGCTCTTGCCTAAGTTGGATtatctttaccttttaaaaaatgtttattctgtcCCTTAATATTTTGGGTCCTTTAAAGGTCCTCTGAAGACCATCAGTCATAGgtggaaaaagtaaaatataatttagttAGGGCAGTATATAGTGTTTTAAGAGATCCTAAAAGGTTAACACTTAGAAGCAGGAAACAAAGAAGTATACTAGTTTCACATTGGGGCAGTTAGGGAAAGAAGCAGAGCAAGCAAAAGTGTGGAGTGTTGGCAGTGTTTTGTGGATAACAGTGATACGCCCAAGACTTGGGGTTTTGAAGAGGGAAAACCTAGATTAGCACAGATTACACAAAGGTAAACCTTTTATTTAGACTCTGTCTCTGCTAATTCCCGTTGCCACTGATCCCTTATTGAGATgtgtaaaagaaaatgagaagtcaACTAGGAGAATAGGTCAGTGATTTTCAACTGGATCTgcgtgtggggtggggagaggggctggggggtgtTAACTGATGGGAGTATGTAATATTCTTCAGAAAGGTTGGAATCTTGGGTACGGAGACTCAGTGACAGCTATATCTTCATTGGCATATCTGTGTGCCTACTGAGGCCCAATACAGGATGCTTTGTGAAATACTGTGTGTTTGACCTCACCTAGAGTTTATCTATGAGGGGAAATCACCTACATGGAAAATGACATATAAGACATCTGATGGATGACTGAGTGGTACAAGGGGTTGGAACCCATTCACCTGATGGAGAGAACACTTCTTACTAGAGTCAGGGCACGAGGACTGATATACAGAACCAGTGGGTAGGATTTCAGCAAATGCAGTAGGGGAAATGGCCTCAGTAAAACCGCAGAGGTGAAAAAGCATAAAGTATGTTTGTCCTCAGAGAAGCTAGTAATATTTTGGAGGGCATATGGTTTGTGGACAAGGGTCACTGCTGCCTGTGGGAAATCCAGCTGATGGCCTGTTTTCTTGCAGGTCCTGAGCTAAGaatagttttgcatttttaaagagttctaagaaaaagcaaattatttGGCCCCTCAAGTGTAAAATATGTACTGTCTGAATTAAAGGGATTCAGTGTTTAGCTTGTTCCTATTTACTAGGTTTACTTTGATTTCTTAGAGGTttgttacttgattttttttttttaaaggaagctttAGGAGATGTTGTTTACTGTAGTCTGCCTGAAGTTGGGACAAAATTGAACAAACAAGGTGagtgtttttctcattttggtaTATCATGATTCATGCCATGAATTTTCTTTACCTTGACTAATAACTTATTTGCACCGAGGATCATTTAGAGTGCTTTTTCCTGAAGTAACAGAAAACTTAAATAAGAGTAGATTAACCAGCAGGGGTTTATTCTATCTCATACAAGCAGTCTTGGAAATAGGTGGATACAGGATTGACTCAGTGGCTCAGTGAAGGTTATCACAGACATGACCTCTTTGGTACTTTATCTGCCTTAGCATGTCAGAGGTCACAAAATGGCAGCAGAATCTTCAAGCATCACATTTTCAAATGACAATATccaaaaacaggaagagaaaggcTCTCTTATCTCTTTATTGGGAAAAACATCTCAACCAGAAATCTCTCAGTACATCCTAGAAATCTTCTCATGTAATAAGACCCTTGTTGTGATTGACagtctgtatgtttattttttttcctgtacatcagttgttttctttaatcatgttttatttaCTGGGTACCCACTCTGCTGCTCTCAAGCAGATCAGAAGTTTCTGATTATCTGTTTATAGCAAGTGAGGAGTATGAacctgcctttaaaatttttttttaaattttattatttttttgtgggaggagataattaggttttatttatttatttatttatttatttatttatttatttatttatttttagaggtaatggggattgaacccaggaccttgtatatgctaagtgtgcactctaccacttgagctataccctccccccggaCCTgctttttgtgctttaaaaaattcagttaataTAATTATGTTGTGTAATATTCCTAAGCTAAAATTCCTTCTTTAAACTTTTTGCTAAAggtgtttttttaaactgatgtaaAAATCACATACAGTGAAAATGCATGTTTCTTAATTATATAATCCAAAGAGTTTTGACAAACTGTAAACCTTCCCAATCAaagcccttttcttctctgatttctgttaccatagattagttttgcctatttaacttcatttaaaaGGAATCACACAATACGTATTATGTCTGGCTTTTTGTCTAATATGATGATTTTGATATTCACATTGAATGAcaagtagtttatttttttattgctggAAAGTATCCCATTGCATGAATAGAAcacatttttatcctttctccCGTTGATGGATTTTAGTGGTAAAGtctttgtcttcctttctcttggaTAAGTATacataggagtggaatttctggttTATAGTGTAGGTatacatttaactttataagaaactccCAACCAGTTTGCTGTGGTagaccattttacattctcaacaACACTAGAGTTCCAGGTGATGTGTATCTTGTTGTggttttaacttgtatttcctTAATGACAGATTACTGTTGAACACTTTTCCATGTGCTTTTGGCCAAACATCTTTTTTTGTGACGTCTCTAATTTTTTATTTGGGTTATCTTTTTACTATTGATTTTTAGGCATCCTTTATAAATTCTAGATACAAATCCTTTTTCAGATATGTATTTTGTCATAGtttggttttgccttttcattttcttaacagtgttgTTTGATGAGaaccttttaatttttaacaagtccaagttattaatgtttttaatcaTGTACAGAACTTTGTGTTTtctctaagaaatctttgtctatCTCTGTGGTTCCTGGACTATATACCCCAGTGCCATGAGGTGCTGTAGAGTAATTTTTAACATCTGATTGACAGCACAAACTAAGATTCAGTTGAGTTAATAACAATTTCAATATTAGATCTTAACTATATTACTTTGGGTAATGTATCTTTGAAGCCAAGTACTGCACAATCTGTGGAACATTAGGTAGGACAGTGGTTGGTGTGACCTGATTCCCTGATGGAGAACTTATACATGTATCTGTAAATTATagttaagaattaaaaattttttttagttcaatTTACGTGCATTAATTTTGC harbors:
- the GCSH gene encoding glycine cleavage system H protein, mitochondrial, which produces MALLAARSVRAAVCSLRAVSAPAAPCLPRPWGLRAGAVRTLRTGPALLSVRKFTDKHEWITTENGVGTVGISNFAQEALGDVVYCSLPEVGTKLNKQEEFGALESVKAASELYSPLSGEVTEINEALAENPGLVNKSCYEDGWLIKMTLSNPSELDELMSEEAYEKYIKSIEE